One segment of Macrotis lagotis isolate mMagLag1 chromosome 1, bilby.v1.9.chrom.fasta, whole genome shotgun sequence DNA contains the following:
- the LOC141509824 gene encoding uncharacterized protein LOC141509824 isoform X1 has protein sequence MHGPGLCQKMKSTVLKLVKVASHVHSILHLLSEIQATWPSGLPTRLGQGLAALLSHIDLKHQSLPISSSRQGESKVKRCVREAMEKEKRGGGVTGGNLEHFLQSTFSEQNPGARRGEVWPCEGKGLRWCHSGDKAWGTPAQGTRENGGAMLLRSSHLPEVRSSSGSKCILPEILASEILGMGRRWQKVAIGHEREWKRWIEEQRVIGIPVTTTDGSA, from the exons ATGCATGGCCCAGGTCTCTGCCAGAAGATGAAGTCTACAGTGCTGAAGTTGGTCAAGGTGGCCAGCCATGTCCACAGCATCCTGCACCTGCTGTCTGAGATTCAGGCAACATGGCCATCAGGGCTTCCGACGAG GCTGGGGCAGGGCCTCGCTGCTCTTCTTTCCCACATTGATCTCAAACATCAAAGTCTACCCATCTCTTCCTCCAGACAAGGTGAGTCAAAAGTGAAAAGGTGCGTAAGGGAAGccatggagaaagaaaaaaggggaggcGGGGTAACTGGTGgaaatttagagcattttttgcAGAGCACATTCAGTGAACAAAATCCTGGAGCCAGGAGAGGTGAGGTGTGGCCATGTGAAGGGAAGGGGCTGAGATGGTGCCACAGTGGAGATAAAGCTTGGGGAACACCTGCCCAAGGGACCAGAGAAAATGGAGGG GCAATGCTGCTCAGAAGCTCTCATCTCCCAGAGGTCAGAAGCAGCTCAGGTTCCAAGTGCATTCTTCCAGAGATCTTGGCCAGTGA aaTATTAGGTATGGGAAGAAGATGGCAGAAGGTGGCCATAGGCCatgagagggaatggaagagatggattgaagagcaaagggtcatCGGAATTCCTGTGACCACAacagatggttcagcatga
- the LOC141509824 gene encoding uncharacterized protein LOC141509824 isoform X4 yields the protein MSTASCTCCLRFRQHGHQGFRRGWGRASLLFFPTLISNIKVYPSLPPDKAMLLRSSHLPEVRSSSGSKCILPEILASEILGMGRRWQKVAIGHEREWKRWIEEQRVIGIPVTTTDGSA from the exons ATGTCCACAGCATCCTGCACCTGCTGTCTGAGATTCAGGCAACATGGCCATCAGGGCTTCCGACGAG GCTGGGGCAGGGCCTCGCTGCTCTTCTTTCCCACATTGATCTCAAACATCAAAGTCTACCCATCTCTTCCTCCAGACAAG GCAATGCTGCTCAGAAGCTCTCATCTCCCAGAGGTCAGAAGCAGCTCAGGTTCCAAGTGCATTCTTCCAGAGATCTTGGCCAGTGA aaTATTAGGTATGGGAAGAAGATGGCAGAAGGTGGCCATAGGCCatgagagggaatggaagagatggattgaagagcaaagggtcatCGGAATTCCTGTGACCACAacagatggttcagcatga
- the LOC141509824 gene encoding uncharacterized protein LOC141509824 isoform X3: MHGPGLCQKMKSTVLKLVKVASHVHSILHLLSEIQATWPSGLPTRLGQGLAALLSHIDLKHQSLPISSSRQEHFLQSTFSEQNPGARRGEVWPCEGKGLRWCHSGDKAWGTPAQGTRENGGAMLLRSSHLPEVRSSSGSKCILPEILASEILGMGRRWQKVAIGHEREWKRWIEEQRVIGIPVTTTDGSA, translated from the exons ATGCATGGCCCAGGTCTCTGCCAGAAGATGAAGTCTACAGTGCTGAAGTTGGTCAAGGTGGCCAGCCATGTCCACAGCATCCTGCACCTGCTGTCTGAGATTCAGGCAACATGGCCATCAGGGCTTCCGACGAG GCTGGGGCAGGGCCTCGCTGCTCTTCTTTCCCACATTGATCTCAAACATCAAAGTCTACCCATCTCTTCCTCCAGACAAG agcattttttgcAGAGCACATTCAGTGAACAAAATCCTGGAGCCAGGAGAGGTGAGGTGTGGCCATGTGAAGGGAAGGGGCTGAGATGGTGCCACAGTGGAGATAAAGCTTGGGGAACACCTGCCCAAGGGACCAGAGAAAATGGAGGG GCAATGCTGCTCAGAAGCTCTCATCTCCCAGAGGTCAGAAGCAGCTCAGGTTCCAAGTGCATTCTTCCAGAGATCTTGGCCAGTGA aaTATTAGGTATGGGAAGAAGATGGCAGAAGGTGGCCATAGGCCatgagagggaatggaagagatggattgaagagcaaagggtcatCGGAATTCCTGTGACCACAacagatggttcagcatga
- the LOC141509824 gene encoding uncharacterized protein LOC141509824 isoform X5, with amino-acid sequence MAIRASDEGSIYSEANEFLAGWGRASLLFFPTLISNIKVYPSLPPDKAMLLRSSHLPEVRSSSGSKCILPEILASEILGMGRRWQKVAIGHEREWKRWIEEQRVIGIPVTTTDGSA; translated from the exons ATGGCCATCAGGGCTTCCGACGAG GGCTCCATTTACTCTGAAGCAAATGAATTCCTTGCAGGCTGGGGCAGGGCCTCGCTGCTCTTCTTTCCCACATTGATCTCAAACATCAAAGTCTACCCATCTCTTCCTCCAGACAAG GCAATGCTGCTCAGAAGCTCTCATCTCCCAGAGGTCAGAAGCAGCTCAGGTTCCAAGTGCATTCTTCCAGAGATCTTGGCCAGTGA aaTATTAGGTATGGGAAGAAGATGGCAGAAGGTGGCCATAGGCCatgagagggaatggaagagatggattgaagagcaaagggtcatCGGAATTCCTGTGACCACAacagatggttcagcatga
- the LOC141509824 gene encoding uncharacterized protein LOC141509824 isoform X2, with the protein MHGPGLCQKMKSTVLKLVKVASHVHSILHLLSEIQATWPSGLPTRLGQGLAALLSHIDLKHQSLPISSSRQGESKVKRCVREAMEKEKRGGGVTGGNLEHFLQSTFSEQNPGARRGEVWPCEGKGLRWCHSGDKAWGTPAQGTRENGGAMLLRSSHLPEVRSSSGSKCILPEILASEMRLFTYRPFAFLEALQLGWEKEEKVCYNGEY; encoded by the exons ATGCATGGCCCAGGTCTCTGCCAGAAGATGAAGTCTACAGTGCTGAAGTTGGTCAAGGTGGCCAGCCATGTCCACAGCATCCTGCACCTGCTGTCTGAGATTCAGGCAACATGGCCATCAGGGCTTCCGACGAG GCTGGGGCAGGGCCTCGCTGCTCTTCTTTCCCACATTGATCTCAAACATCAAAGTCTACCCATCTCTTCCTCCAGACAAGGTGAGTCAAAAGTGAAAAGGTGCGTAAGGGAAGccatggagaaagaaaaaaggggaggcGGGGTAACTGGTGgaaatttagagcattttttgcAGAGCACATTCAGTGAACAAAATCCTGGAGCCAGGAGAGGTGAGGTGTGGCCATGTGAAGGGAAGGGGCTGAGATGGTGCCACAGTGGAGATAAAGCTTGGGGAACACCTGCCCAAGGGACCAGAGAAAATGGAGGG GCAATGCTGCTCAGAAGCTCTCATCTCCCAGAGGTCAGAAGCAGCTCAGGTTCCAAGTGCATTCTTCCAGAGATCTTGGCCAGTGA GATGAGGCTCTTCACCTACAGGCCTTTCGCCTTTTTGGAAGCTCTCCAgttgggatgggagaaagaggaaaaagtctgTTACAATGGAG aaTATTAG